The Lactobacillus sp. CBA3605 genome contains a region encoding:
- the rsgA gene encoding ribosome small subunit-dependent GTPase A produces MKINLSQYGLTTRLKTTAEQAPHQVLARVTAQHRELYQLMTATGELNAKVTGRFAYQTADITELPAVGDWVLIDAGTVAPDVAMINQVLPRKSVLARMAVGNTSQGQLIAANLDTIFICMSLNADFNVRRVERYLTMAWDSGATPVIVLTKADLCTDLAAKLAELAEVSMGVDVIPYSATTEVGEAEILAYLGAGQTVALVGSSGVGKSTLINRLLGQNRLATKTIRADDDKGRHATTSRQLLLLPTGGMVIDTPGMRELQLYTGDLAKTFEDITTLAAQCKFRNCTHTNEPGCAVQAAITAGNITPARFSSYQKLQREVTYEGLNSRQMEAQKIKRMFGGKGEMKQMVRQFKNKK; encoded by the coding sequence TTGAAAATTAATTTAAGCCAATATGGGTTAACGACACGTTTAAAAACGACTGCTGAGCAAGCACCACATCAAGTGCTCGCCCGGGTGACGGCACAACATCGTGAGTTGTATCAACTGATGACTGCGACCGGTGAATTGAACGCTAAAGTGACTGGACGCTTCGCTTATCAGACGGCGGATATTACCGAGCTCCCAGCCGTTGGTGATTGGGTGCTGATTGATGCGGGGACGGTTGCGCCAGATGTTGCTATGATTAATCAAGTTTTACCACGAAAAAGTGTCTTAGCGCGGATGGCGGTTGGAAATACATCACAGGGCCAGTTAATTGCGGCGAATCTAGACACGATTTTTATTTGTATGTCATTGAATGCTGATTTTAATGTTCGGCGTGTTGAGCGCTACTTAACGATGGCGTGGGATAGTGGAGCAACTCCGGTGATTGTGCTGACCAAAGCTGATTTATGCACGGATTTAGCAGCAAAATTAGCTGAGTTGGCTGAAGTCAGCATGGGCGTTGACGTTATTCCTTATTCAGCGACAACTGAGGTTGGGGAAGCTGAGATTCTGGCCTATCTGGGCGCCGGTCAAACGGTGGCATTAGTCGGGTCATCGGGAGTGGGTAAATCAACGCTGATTAATCGGCTATTAGGTCAGAATCGTTTGGCAACTAAGACTATTCGAGCGGATGATGACAAGGGGCGGCATGCGACGACTTCCCGGCAACTATTATTATTACCAACCGGTGGTATGGTGATTGATACACCGGGAATGCGGGAACTACAGTTATACACGGGCGATTTGGCGAAGACTTTTGAAGATATCACGACATTAGCGGCACAATGCAAATTTCGCAACTGTACCCATACTAACGAGCCGGGCTGTGCAGTCCAGGCAGCGATTACGGCGGGGAATATAACGCCTGCCAGATTTAGCAGTTATCAAAAGTTACAACGTGAAGTGACCTATGAAGGGCTTAATTCTCGCCAAATGGAAGCTCAGAAAATTAAGCGGATGTTTGGGGGTAAGGGTGAAATGAAACAAATGGTGCGCCAGTTTAAAAATAAAAAGTAA
- a CDS encoding collagen-binding domain-containing protein, with translation MASKRTHFKMYKIGRRWVFTCAVMAVLSGVTVTANAETMTSQAAVTSTTTAITQESTSASESVATSSSSSDIASSSSDTNASASSVSAASQTSTSSVSQASSTSVSQTAITSASTEKSSQFQTPTSQATATSTTSSAASSVASESSAVSAVSNTAKPSVAPVTSSQKTPSIKTATKATMPVANDAVAAGGTVTDDYPDLHNLLGVSSQFHIFAREAELNAHTNGNIAVANLSGNVNFGTSIIEELLDKDISYIQHVTTIANSSFVSAGDTRENKVIFGENVDVDVSNPKRPKVNGVDIDHLLAKEVYQDKAGTVYIDFDEEFAKLAALNVQLSDESPVATYTNADFSDHNQRAIDVSDLVPDADGKIVINLAAEVLATSTPLTITGLSADKDGNTVLINVDTNGATDYHVNSQIKVIYDDGTDRNNQETEDFGDNHLLWNFYDASANDKLVTGTISIDRPFQGSVLAPAAEVIANQNLDGNIIADRVIVNAETHRWDLQDNTDNKNDPETPEYEKPVSPTIDVDLPTVTPEEPDYEKPVPPTIDVDLPTVTPEEPDYEKPVPPTIDVDLPTVTPEEPDYEKPVPPTIDVDLPTVTPEEPDYEKPVPPTIDVDLPTVTPEEPDYEKPVPPTIDVDLPSVTPEEPDYETAVPPMIDAELPATDSETDDDGEVDVPDEVDEVSTSETTTEEDAAAEVDEEAAELEDVTVLTPTVEAELATEFENILIEPKEDQLTDETVLLAKIDQLIKQAQDQPQSATRVATLKRLVALRARVVTAMQTAHGQQLPQTNDSQSQWVTILGMIGVILLSSVALFHRHRA, from the coding sequence ATGGCAAGTAAACGAACACATTTTAAGATGTATAAAATTGGTCGTCGTTGGGTTTTTACGTGCGCTGTGATGGCGGTATTAAGTGGGGTAACCGTTACTGCTAATGCTGAAACGATGACTAGTCAAGCAGCTGTAACCAGTACGACGACGGCGATTACTCAGGAAAGTACATCGGCGTCAGAATCAGTAGCGACTAGCTCAAGCTCGAGTGACATTGCTAGTTCCAGTAGCGACACTAATGCGAGTGCCAGTTCGGTAAGCGCCGCTAGCCAGACTAGTACAAGCAGTGTCAGCCAGGCAAGCAGTACTAGTGTTAGTCAAACTGCAATCACCAGTGCCAGTACTGAAAAAAGTAGTCAGTTTCAGACGCCAACTAGTCAGGCAACCGCAACTAGTACGACCAGTTCAGCGGCTAGTTCAGTTGCAAGCGAATCTTCAGCAGTAAGTGCCGTCAGCAATACCGCTAAGCCAAGCGTGGCGCCGGTCACTAGCAGCCAGAAAACACCAAGTATAAAAACGGCGACTAAAGCCACCATGCCGGTGGCAAATGATGCTGTCGCGGCTGGTGGCACGGTGACGGATGACTATCCAGATTTACATAATTTATTGGGTGTTTCATCGCAGTTTCATATCTTTGCGCGTGAAGCTGAATTAAATGCGCATACTAATGGCAATATTGCGGTTGCAAATTTATCAGGGAATGTTAATTTCGGTACAAGTATCATTGAAGAACTGTTAGATAAGGATATTTCATATATTCAACATGTGACGACAATTGCGAATAGCTCGTTCGTTTCAGCTGGTGATACGCGGGAGAATAAAGTGATTTTTGGCGAAAATGTTGACGTTGATGTTAGCAATCCTAAGCGGCCTAAGGTGAATGGCGTCGATATTGATCATTTGCTTGCTAAAGAAGTCTATCAGGATAAGGCCGGGACCGTCTATATTGATTTTGACGAAGAATTTGCCAAGCTTGCTGCTTTAAATGTTCAGCTTAGTGATGAATCGCCGGTCGCAACTTATACAAACGCTGATTTTTCAGATCATAATCAGCGGGCGATTGATGTCAGTGATCTTGTGCCAGATGCTGATGGTAAAATCGTTATTAATCTAGCGGCGGAAGTTTTGGCAACTAGTACGCCATTAACGATTACTGGACTTTCGGCAGATAAAGATGGTAATACGGTCCTCATCAACGTTGATACTAACGGCGCTACTGACTATCATGTCAATTCACAGATTAAAGTGATTTATGATGATGGGACTGACCGTAATAATCAGGAAACTGAAGATTTTGGGGACAATCACTTACTTTGGAATTTCTATGATGCAAGTGCCAATGATAAATTAGTGACCGGTACGATTTCGATTGATCGGCCTTTTCAGGGGAGTGTCTTAGCGCCGGCCGCTGAAGTTATCGCCAATCAGAATTTAGACGGTAATATCATTGCAGATCGGGTTATAGTGAATGCTGAAACACATCGGTGGGATTTGCAAGATAATACGGATAATAAAAATGATCCAGAGACACCAGAATATGAGAAACCAGTGTCACCAACGATTGACGTTGATTTGCCAACGGTGACACCGGAAGAACCGGACTATGAAAAGCCGGTTCCACCAACGATTGACGTTGATTTGCCAACGGTGACACCAGAAGAACCAGACTATGAAAAGCCGGTTCCACCAACGATTGACGTTGATTTACCAACGGTGACACCGGAAGAGCCGGACTATGAAAAGCCGGTTCCACCAACGATTGACGTTGATTTGCCAACAGTAACACCGGAAGAACCGGATTATGAAAAGCCGGTCCCACCAACGATTGACGTTGATTTACCAACAGTTACGCCGGAAGAACCGGACTATGAGAAGCCGGTTCCACCAACGATTGACGTTGATTTACCGTCAGTTACGCCGGAAGAACCAGACTATGAAACTGCCGTCCCACCAATGATTGATGCGGAATTACCGGCAACTGATTCTGAAACGGATGACGATGGTGAAGTTGACGTACCAGATGAAGTCGACGAAGTGTCTACATCTGAAACCACGACAGAAGAGGATGCGGCGGCAGAAGTTGATGAAGAAGCTGCGGAGCTTGAAGATGTCACCGTTTTAACGCCAACGGTCGAAGCAGAGTTGGCAACTGAGTTTGAAAATATTTTAATTGAACCTAAAGAAGATCAGTTAACTGATGAGACGGTGTTGTTAGCGAAAATTGATCAATTGATTAAGCAAGCCCAGGATCAACCACAGTCCGCAACACGAGTGGCAACGCTAAAACGACTAGTCGCCTTACGTGCCCGGGTCGTGACAGCAATGCAAACGGCGCATGGACAGCAGTTGCCTCAAACCAATGACAGTCAATCACAATGGGTCACTATCCTTGGTATGATTGGGGTCATCCTATTGAGTAGTGTCGCACTATTTCATCGTCATCGTGCTTGA
- the pglX gene encoding BREX-1 system adenine-specific DNA-methyltransferase PglX: MADFDVAQGGQVEIIGWLYQYYNTEPHNYAVNITGGAVTKNEIPAATQLFTTDWVVRYMVDNSLGRYWLERHSESKLATKLNFLLPGKITSISDNETLENIQLIDNAMGSGHVLIYAFEVFMRIYLEEGYSARDAAKLILKNNLFGLEIDKRAYQLAYFAVMMKARQYNRRALSDEDFDPNIFVFEDSNTVTAEFFDALDETHRVAIHEIVELFSNARELGSIIQLQQQYNWNDLNQAVNSVPTEDLDIFGIQQSKELVLRIIKIAQVMSEKYAVAVTNPPYLNKFDPELKKYIKQNFKDYSGDLFSVFIYNNINMVQHGGYSAYMTPFVWMFIKTYEKLRKYIVEQKEISSLVQMEYSAFEEATVPINTFILKNVPNNEEGTYIKLSSFKGGMDVQRDKVLEAIQNPDSSYLYRTNQANFSKIPGSPIAYWASDNLIHDFEIGTPMDDLVDARQGLATADNKRFLRMWYEVDNQRISFHSKSIDESIQSNKKWFPYNKGGAYRKWYGNYDYVVNWENDGQEIKNFKDAGGKLRSRPQNTNYYFREAITWSDITSGNFSIRYRSQGSIFDVVGKSAFSLHSSSQDLLTLLGLMNTKASDYIFKIINPTIHLQTGDFALFPVIKNTISSDLANNSIQLARTDWDSFETSWDFTRHLLLAHIADDNLSVWYYLLVLPNSRAKNVPIFQSRGLK; this comes from the coding sequence GTGGCTGATTTTGATGTTGCACAAGGCGGGCAAGTTGAAATCATTGGTTGGTTGTATCAGTACTATAATACGGAACCACATAATTATGCAGTCAATATTACTGGTGGTGCTGTAACTAAAAATGAAATTCCAGCAGCAACTCAATTATTTACCACCGATTGGGTAGTTCGCTACATGGTGGATAATTCATTAGGCCGATATTGGTTAGAACGGCACTCTGAAAGCAAACTTGCAACTAAGCTCAATTTTCTATTGCCTGGTAAAATAACTTCTATCTCAGATAATGAGACATTGGAAAACATCCAATTAATTGATAATGCCATGGGGTCTGGTCATGTTTTAATCTATGCATTCGAAGTCTTTATGCGTATCTATTTGGAAGAAGGCTATAGTGCACGTGATGCCGCCAAATTAATTTTGAAAAATAATTTATTTGGTTTGGAGATTGATAAGCGTGCCTACCAACTAGCTTACTTTGCAGTGATGATGAAAGCACGACAATACAATCGACGCGCATTGAGTGATGAAGATTTCGATCCTAATATCTTTGTTTTTGAAGACTCCAATACTGTGACGGCAGAATTTTTTGACGCTTTGGATGAAACACACCGTGTTGCTATTCATGAAATTGTTGAGTTATTTAGTAATGCTCGCGAATTGGGCTCAATTATTCAGCTACAACAACAATATAATTGGAATGACTTAAACCAGGCAGTGAATTCAGTACCAACTGAAGATTTGGATATTTTTGGTATTCAACAGTCAAAAGAGCTTGTCTTGCGGATCATTAAAATTGCACAAGTCATGAGTGAAAAATATGCTGTTGCAGTAACTAATCCACCATATTTAAATAAATTTGATCCCGAACTCAAAAAATATATTAAACAAAATTTCAAAGACTATTCTGGCGACTTGTTTTCTGTTTTCATCTACAACAACATTAATATGGTTCAGCATGGCGGCTATTCGGCTTATATGACGCCCTTTGTCTGGATGTTTATCAAGACTTACGAAAAACTCAGAAAATATATTGTTGAACAAAAAGAAATCTCGAGTTTAGTTCAGATGGAGTATTCTGCTTTTGAAGAAGCGACTGTTCCAATTAACACCTTTATTCTAAAAAATGTGCCGAATAATGAGGAAGGTACTTATATTAAACTTTCTAGCTTTAAAGGCGGAATGGATGTCCAACGGGATAAGGTTTTAGAAGCAATTCAAAATCCTGACAGCAGCTATCTTTATCGAACTAATCAAGCGAACTTTAGTAAGATTCCTGGGAGTCCGATTGCTTACTGGGCAAGTGATAATTTAATTCATGATTTTGAAATAGGTACCCCAATGGATGACCTGGTAGATGCGCGACAGGGATTAGCAACAGCGGATAATAAACGTTTTTTACGTATGTGGTATGAAGTTGATAACCAACGTATCAGTTTTCACTCTAAATCCATTGATGAATCGATTCAGTCAAACAAAAAATGGTTCCCTTACAATAAAGGGGGTGCCTATCGAAAATGGTATGGCAATTATGATTATGTGGTAAATTGGGAAAATGATGGTCAAGAAATTAAAAATTTTAAAGATGCCGGTGGAAAATTAAGATCACGTCCGCAAAATACAAACTATTATTTTCGTGAAGCGATTACTTGGTCTGATATCACTAGTGGCAACTTTAGTATCCGCTATCGTTCACAAGGTAGCATATTCGATGTCGTGGGTAAATCTGCATTTTCACTTCATAGTTCATCCCAAGATTTATTAACATTATTAGGTCTAATGAATACAAAAGCTTCGGATTATATTTTTAAAATAATTAACCCGACCATACACTTACAAACAGGTGATTTTGCGTTATTTCCTGTCATAAAGAACACGATTTCATCTGATCTGGCCAATAATTCCATTCAACTAGCCCGTACAGATTGGGATTCATTTGAAACATCTTGGGATTTCACTCGACATCTCCTCTTAGCGCACATCGCTGATGATAACCTATCAGTATGGTATTATTTATTGGTATTGCCCAATTCACGTGCCAAAAATGTGCCAATATTTCAATCTAGGGGGCTCAAATAA
- the pglZ gene encoding BREX-1 system phosphatase PglZ type A produces MADMDIKQVVTTLKNDFSDGHQIVFWYDDDGGFKDSISELTTALADVATVIELMSGHQLETKLRLLNADQSEKFLVYSPQPQPPIEENHLRDMVLYSVTFKADAQEILRQELGLPTNLHRFLKDHKTFFANKVRRARFAKFDIDSYHSQPAVAIMATITRLDQPLVDFFGVLKAILKADLVNNKYLNEFKKYGVLSEFWDKVHQQFNFESDPNETQVLDLSTALYVTMAFRQMDLKVPAKVQQWNLGRKIANVQTFMQQFSASEKVDNQDSFAQVAAAVWQVIDQKQLFRQLEIDDIARADVFKQFDKRILLWIQTQLKLDVSDVTVNGVEIDQLTKQRETTHYGQTPYFNHLYQMMCNAWWLKKMVGTSPADNMSSLINDYLEAGYLVDTDYRHFVYEYQQAGFPEDFQPVKNLVEAWYVDYLSTYAVTWNRNFNYQELAPKVLQRNFYKQYVGMENNRIVVIISDSLRFEVAKELQNQFSLDDQINELNMHYLVTGLPSVTYMGMSALLPHRQLALQTNTRRVAVDGMEADNVKKRQLILQQANPRSVAYRFKELKSKTRDELRTAFAGQDVIYIYHNQIDTTAENQGTEDATFAAANEAINELRGFVNRLRSASIAHLYITADHGYLYRDEKLKAVDKIELPTDDADWKAPRYLITKREVEEPGIKRQSLAAVLNNEDERYVYYPTTANVFRANGGDNYVHGGSSLQEMLVPLLEIRTSSDKSNAQMAELQLVNTKRRITSLEVPLSIMQPEPISATVVPTSYKLYFVDDHDHQISGQLVVNANSEKKAIGERIQTVRSMLIDQAYNRNSVYYLVIENLTDHSISKLQYTMDLVNPDDI; encoded by the coding sequence ATGGCTGATATGGACATTAAACAAGTAGTTACAACATTAAAAAACGATTTTTCTGACGGGCATCAAATTGTTTTTTGGTATGATGATGACGGCGGATTTAAAGATAGTATTTCAGAATTAACGACAGCACTGGCAGATGTTGCAACCGTTATTGAATTAATGTCAGGGCACCAATTAGAGACTAAACTACGACTTTTAAATGCAGATCAAAGTGAGAAGTTCTTAGTTTATTCTCCACAGCCGCAGCCACCGATAGAAGAAAATCATTTACGTGATATGGTGTTGTATTCGGTAACGTTCAAAGCAGATGCTCAAGAAATTTTGCGTCAAGAATTAGGCTTACCGACTAATTTACATCGATTTTTAAAAGATCATAAGACTTTCTTTGCTAATAAAGTTCGACGAGCACGATTTGCTAAATTTGATATTGATAGTTACCATAGTCAACCTGCTGTAGCCATTATGGCGACGATTACACGATTAGACCAACCGTTAGTGGATTTTTTTGGTGTATTAAAGGCAATTTTAAAAGCCGATTTAGTAAATAATAAATACCTAAATGAATTTAAAAAATATGGCGTTTTATCTGAATTTTGGGACAAGGTGCATCAACAATTTAATTTTGAAAGTGATCCCAATGAAACTCAAGTGTTGGATTTGAGTACGGCATTGTACGTCACGATGGCTTTCAGACAGATGGACTTAAAAGTCCCAGCTAAAGTTCAACAATGGAATCTGGGTCGAAAAATTGCTAATGTACAAACCTTTATGCAACAATTTAGTGCTAGTGAAAAAGTAGATAATCAAGATAGCTTTGCACAAGTGGCAGCGGCTGTCTGGCAAGTTATTGATCAAAAACAGCTATTTAGGCAGTTAGAAATTGATGATATTGCAAGAGCAGATGTTTTTAAGCAATTTGATAAACGAATACTGCTGTGGATTCAGACGCAACTGAAATTAGATGTTAGTGATGTGACTGTTAATGGCGTTGAAATTGATCAGTTAACTAAGCAGCGAGAAACGACACATTACGGACAAACGCCTTACTTTAATCATTTATACCAAATGATGTGTAATGCGTGGTGGCTAAAAAAAATGGTAGGGACTTCTCCAGCTGACAATATGAGTAGTTTAATTAATGATTACTTAGAAGCGGGGTATTTGGTAGATACGGATTACCGCCATTTTGTTTATGAATACCAACAAGCTGGTTTTCCAGAGGACTTTCAGCCTGTAAAGAATTTAGTTGAGGCCTGGTATGTGGATTATTTGTCAACATACGCGGTCACGTGGAATCGAAACTTTAACTATCAAGAACTTGCACCCAAAGTCTTGCAACGTAATTTTTATAAACAATATGTTGGGATGGAAAATAATCGTATTGTGGTTATCATTTCGGATTCTTTAAGATTTGAAGTTGCTAAAGAGTTACAAAATCAATTTTCGTTAGATGATCAAATCAATGAGCTAAACATGCATTATTTGGTGACTGGTTTACCATCAGTAACTTATATGGGTATGTCAGCACTATTACCACATAGGCAGTTGGCATTGCAGACTAATACACGGCGTGTTGCTGTTGACGGTATGGAAGCTGATAATGTAAAAAAAAGACAGTTGATTTTACAGCAAGCTAATCCACGTAGTGTAGCTTACCGATTCAAAGAGTTGAAGAGTAAGACTAGAGATGAATTACGAACGGCATTTGCAGGTCAGGATGTTATTTATATTTATCATAATCAAATTGATACAACTGCAGAGAATCAAGGAACTGAAGATGCGACCTTTGCTGCCGCTAATGAAGCTATTAATGAATTGCGTGGGTTTGTAAATCGCTTACGGAGTGCTAGCATTGCTCATCTTTATATCACAGCTGATCATGGCTATTTATATCGGGATGAGAAGTTAAAGGCAGTAGATAAGATTGAATTACCTACTGATGATGCCGATTGGAAAGCGCCACGCTATTTAATTACAAAGCGTGAGGTTGAAGAACCTGGTATTAAGCGGCAATCACTAGCTGCAGTGCTAAATAATGAAGATGAACGTTATGTTTATTATCCAACAACGGCGAATGTATTTCGGGCCAACGGTGGAGATAATTATGTCCATGGAGGGTCTTCATTACAAGAAATGCTGGTACCATTGTTGGAAATTCGAACAAGTAGTGACAAATCTAATGCACAAATGGCGGAGTTACAGTTAGTGAATACTAAACGGCGTATAACGTCATTAGAAGTACCCTTAAGTATTATGCAGCCTGAACCAATTAGCGCCACTGTCGTTCCAACTAGTTACAAGTTATACTTTGTTGATGATCACGATCACCAAATTTCAGGCCAATTAGTGGTTAACGCTAACAGCGAAAAAAAGGCAATTGGTGAACGAATTCAAACTGTTCGAAGCATGTTAATTGATCAGGCTTATAATCGTAATTCAGTTTATTATTTAGTGATTGAAAATTTAACAGATCATTCTATAAGTAAGTTGCAATATACTATGGATCTTGTGAACCCTGATGATATTTAA
- a CDS encoding tyrosine-type recombinase/integrase: protein MVSYQKRGNVWQYEISYKDNDGKYKKLRKSGFTLKSDAILAANQIQSEHPNLKTAKSGSETLVNYYERWIKTYKFNAVSPITYNKYQNTAKHAHHLFGNLKLKDLTKLIYQESLNTFAENHARRTVSCLHKQLRACILEALDERIITVDPTRKAVITGHALPKTARTLNYNDWSTLLSHLNTDNIAELTIYLAAVTGMRYAEIVGLTPADINLIMGTINIDKTWDYKYKTGFMKTKTSASIRKIAIDQNTIVKLRHFMLVHDLSPERPLFMNSKGHILVSAEINTILTNKLALLNIPRITFHGLRHTHASILLYKGVSVLSVSRRLGHSNITTTQSTYLHIIKELESQDNNKIISILSDAFE, encoded by the coding sequence ATGGTTAGTTATCAAAAACGAGGCAATGTTTGGCAATATGAGATTTCATATAAAGACAACGATGGTAAGTACAAAAAGCTTAGAAAGTCCGGTTTCACGCTAAAATCAGACGCAATTCTAGCCGCTAACCAAATTCAATCTGAACACCCAAATCTCAAAACTGCCAAATCTGGTAGTGAAACTCTAGTCAATTACTATGAAAGGTGGATTAAGACGTATAAGTTTAATGCCGTATCACCCATCACTTACAATAAATACCAGAACACTGCCAAACATGCACATCATCTTTTCGGTAATTTGAAACTAAAAGATCTAACTAAACTTATTTATCAAGAAAGTTTAAATACATTCGCTGAAAACCATGCTCGCAGAACAGTGTCTTGCTTGCACAAACAGTTACGTGCTTGTATTCTTGAAGCCTTAGACGAACGAATCATAACAGTTGATCCTACTAGAAAAGCTGTAATTACCGGTCACGCTCTTCCTAAAACTGCCAGAACACTGAATTACAATGATTGGTCCACTTTGCTTAGCCATCTTAATACCGATAATATTGCAGAATTAACAATCTATCTCGCCGCCGTAACTGGCATGCGCTACGCAGAAATCGTTGGGTTGACACCAGCTGATATCAATCTAATAATGGGTACCATTAATATTGACAAAACATGGGATTATAAATATAAAACTGGTTTTATGAAAACAAAAACTAGTGCGTCTATTCGAAAAATAGCCATTGATCAAAATACAATTGTAAAGCTACGTCATTTCATGTTAGTACATGATTTATCACCAGAACGACCTTTATTCATGAATAGTAAAGGTCATATTCTAGTAAGTGCTGAAATTAACACCATCTTAACTAATAAATTAGCGCTTCTTAACATACCTAGAATTACGTTCCACGGTCTACGACACACTCACGCATCAATTCTGCTCTATAAGGGTGTAAGCGTTCTTTCAGTTTCTAGAAGACTTGGACACAGTAACATCACAACTACTCAATCAACCTATTTGCACATCATTAAAGAATTGGAATCTCAAGATAACAATAAGATTATATCCATTTTAAGTGACGCATTTGAATAA